In Numida meleagris isolate 19003 breed g44 Domestic line chromosome 18, NumMel1.0, whole genome shotgun sequence, one DNA window encodes the following:
- the LOC110407605 gene encoding multidrug and toxin extrusion protein 1-like, protein MLQAPCSWCSALRGRRRLQRCTASPGMWRWLRWVTQELKTSINHSLSGLSPGVGGCDRPCPACSHCCFDTAARESGSGMEPPSAPSRKGAASRAAAPGRCQHPALGRGRTLYLAWQSGAAETRRGRTVRGRQLEPVGPACLGQCCAGMRTAQNTHSQPPTADGPTDAPSLLEEEDEPLAHQTQQSRSGSMKRPSGPEENGIGEGTAEGCRRKRRWMQRLIPDSFWEDAKKLLVLAGPLILIQLLIFLIHLVSSIFCGHLGKVELASVTLAIAVINVSAISVGYGLSSACDTLISQTYGSRNLLRVGVILQRAILILLLCCFPCCAVLINIEQLLLLIRQDPEVSRLTQLYVMAFVPALPAVFLYNLESKYLQNQMILWPVVLSGLVGNVVNVIANSIFLYVFHLGIVGSAWANTIAQYSQTIFLFLYIVGKKLHVKTWGGWSSECLLEWDSFTSLAIPSMLMACIEWWTYEIGSFLIGLLSVVELSAQSVIYEVSVVAFMIPLGLGTAASVQVGNALGAGDIEVAKRSSSTSMLCTGAFCIAVGAILAATKDVLGYIFTSDKEIIDLVAWVMPVYVVFHLFEATCCACGGVLRGTGKQKFGAILNAVSYYGVGLPLGAVLLFVARIGVIGLWLSMLVCVSMLCTCFLIYICRMDWRKAAEEAQRRAGVTPQPLEEQHQSPEPHSKGPSPMPHTHLPAAAVRGCVAGLDAQNGVVLTGITRTEGANFQEELQGAPPGTVPTRGLILRRGLVAAAAIAVLVLGVVIKLMTSKH, encoded by the exons ATGCTGCAGGCTCCGTGCAGCTGGTGCTCGGCCCTCAGAGGCAGACGCCGCCTCCAGCGGTGCACGGCATCTCCTGGCATGTGGCGCTGGCTGCGATGGGTCACACAGGAGCTCAAAACAAGCATTAACCACAGCCTCAGTGGGCTGTCCCCAGGTGTGGGAGGATGCGACAGGCCGTGCCCTGCTTGCAGTCACTGTTGTTTTGACACCGCAGCCCGGGAGAGCGGGTCAGGCATGGAGCCACCGTCCGCTCCGAGCAGAAAAGGGGCTGCTtccagggcagcagctcccggCCGCTGCCAGCACCCAGCGCTGGGCCGAGGCCGGACGCTATATTTGGCCTGGCAGAGCGGTGCCGCTGAAACCCGACGCGGCCGCACCGTGCGGGGCCGACAGCTGGAGCCAGTGGGGCCGGCTTGTCTTGGCCAATGCTGCGCCGGGATGAGAACGGCCCAGAACACTCACAGCCAGCCGCCGACAGCGGACGGACCCACGGACGCTCCATCGCTGCTGGAAGAGGAGGACGAGCCTCTCGCCCACCAGACGCAGCAGAGCAGG AGCGGCAGCATGAAGCGGCCGAGCGGCCCCGAGGAGAACGGCATCGGCGAGGGGACggctgagggctgcaggaggaaacGCCGCTGGATGCAGCGCCTGATTCCAGACAGCTTCTGGGAGGACGCGAagaagctgctggtgctggcgGGGCCGCTG ATCCTGATCCAGCTGCTGATCTTCCTGATACACCTGGTCAGCTCCATCTTCTGCGGCCACCTGGGCAAGGTCGAGCTGGCCTCCGTCACGCTGGCCATCGCG GTTATAAATGTCTCTGCCATCTCTGTAGGATACGGTCTGTCTTCAGCATGCGATACCTTGATTTCACAG ACCTACGGCAGCAGGAACCTGCTGCGCGTGGGGGTGATCCTGCAGCGTGccatcctcatcctcctgctctgctgcttcccctgCTGCGCCGTGCTCATCAACATcgagcagctcctgctgctcatcCGCCAGGACCCTGAAGTCTCCAG GTTAACCCAGCTCTATGTGATGGCGTTCGTCCCTGCTCTCCCA GCGGTATTTCTGTATAACCTGGAGTCCAAGTACCTACAGAACCAG ATGATCTTGTGGCCTGTGGTGCTGAGCGGGCTTGTCGGCAATGTTGTCAACGTGATCGCCAACTCCATCTTCCTCTACGTGTTCCACCTGGGAATTGT GGGTTCTGCCTGGGCCAACACCATTGCTCAGTATTCTCAAACCATTTTCTTGTTCCTGTACATTGTAGGCAAGAAGCTCCACGTGAAGACGTGGGGAG GCTGGTCCAGTGAGTGTCTGCTGGAGTGGGACAGCTTCACCTCCCTGGCCATCCCCAGCATGCTCATGGCATGCATCGAGTGGTGGACTTACGAAATCGGCAGCTTCTTGATAG ggCTGCTGAGCGTCGTGGAGCTGTCGGCACAATCTGTCATCTACGAGGTGTCCGTCGTTGCCTTCATG ATCCCCCTGGGGCTTGGCACAGCTGCCAGTGTGCAGGTGGGGAACGCGCTGGGTGCCGGCGACATTGAGGTAGCCAAGAGATCCTCCTCCACCAGCATGCTCTGCACAG gGGCGTTCTGCATTGCTGTAGGGGCCATTTTAGCTGCCACAAAGGACGTGCTGGGATACATCTTTACCAGTGACAA GGAGATCATCGACTTGGTGGCCTGGGTCATGCCCGTCTACGTTGTCTTCCACTTGTTTGAAGCCACGTGT tgcGCCTGTGGTGGGGTGCTCCGAGGCACAGGCAAGCAGAAATTCGGTGCCATCCTCAACGCTGTGAGCTACTATGGCGTGGGGCTGCCCCTGGGAGCCGTGCTGCTCTTCGTGGCCAGGATCGGTGTCATAG GGCTGTGGCTCAGCATGCTCGTCTGTGTCTCCATGCTCTGCACCTGCTTCCTCATCTACATCTGCCGCATGGACTGGAGAAAGGCGGCCGAGGAG GCTCAGCGCCGTGCAGGAGTGACCCCACAGCCGCTGGAGGAGCAGCATCAGAGCCCCGAGCCCCACAGCAAGGGGCCATCTCCAATGCCCCACACTCACCTCCCAGCTGCAGCGGTGCGGGGCTGCGTAG CGGGACTGGATGCTCAGAACGGCGTGGTGCTCACGGGCATCACCAGGACGGAGGGTGCCAACttccaggaggagctgcagggagcaccgCCAGGCACCGTGCCCACCCGGGGGCTGATCCTGCGGCGGGGACTGGTGGCGGCCGCGGCCATCGCAGTGCTCGTGCTCGGCGTCGTAATAAAGCTCATGACCAGCAAACACTGA